A part of Setaria viridis chromosome 8, Setaria_viridis_v4.0, whole genome shotgun sequence genomic DNA contains:
- the LOC117833415 gene encoding early nodulin-like protein 18 — translation MPAMANPAVMFIAVILAIVSTAAASNATASPAKNTTAPLPPFATNHAVGDGAGWFFDWKANASAANYSAWAANRTFYLGDYLSFKTDTSNTVVHTTNATAYKLCSAGVAANGSSGWKAEEAFLAVMLTAEGANYFFSDAGDGEHCRKGVRFEVAVAHGRGLPSVPASYYEPLSGAPAGMPDGWAAAAMWGALAVAVLVL, via the exons ATGCCAGCCATGGCCAATCCTGCAGTGATGTTCATAGCAGTGATCCTTGCCATCGTCTCTACCGCAGCTGCCAGCAACGCCACGGCGAGCCCGGCCAAGAACAcgacggcgccgctgccgccgttcgCCACCAACCacgccgtcggcgacggcgccgggtGGTTCTTCGACTGGAAGGCGaacgcctccgccgccaactACTCCGCCTGGGCCGCCAACCGCACCTTCTACCTCGGCGACTACCTCA GTTTCAAGACGGACACGAGCAACACGGTGGTGCACACGACCAACGCCACGGCGTACAAGCTCTGCAGCGCCGGCGTCGCGGCGAACGGCAGCAGCGGGTggaaggcggaggaggcgtTCCTGGCCGTGATGCTGACGGCGGAGGGCGCCAACTACTTCTTCTCGGACGCCGGGGACGGGGAGCACTGCCGGAAGGGGGTGCGGTTCGAGGTCGCCGTCGCGCATGGCCGCGGCCTCCCGTCGGTGCCAGCGTCGTACTACGAGCCGCTCTCCGGCGCACCGGCTGGGATGCCGGACGGCTGGGCTGCGGCGGCCATGTGGGGTGCCTTGGCTGTTGCAGTATTAGTGCTGTGA
- the LOC117866909 gene encoding premnaspirodiene oxygenase encodes MWPSSRKIIMIVPAMDHDLFFLCSAVILSLLAITFFHLLKPSPRLPPGPRNLPVIGSAHRLVDKLPHRALRDLADVHGPLMSLRVGQIPVVVVTSKEVAREVLKTHDAIFATRPKLMAGGIVAYNWEDILFSPTGDYWRKLRRLCNQEILSADRILSYQHIREEEVLNLINDIRAAGGSTPLDLTSKLHRVTNSIVSRAAFGMKSSKVDDFLAAIHQSFIYCSGFQIPDLFPSFTSILSFLTGMGRNLQSIHETIDGILEDIISEREEILKHGSANQATATEKNLVEVLLSLQGNGDFGFPITRNTIKAIILDMFAGGTDTSGSAMEWTMSELIMNPKVMKKLQTEIRSAFHDKKIITEADLRGSDLKYLKFVIKETLRLHPPGPILVPRESIEACVINGYTIPAKTRVIINSWAISRDPRYWENAEEFKPERFEGASIDFFGNNYEYTPFGSGRRMCPGYNYGLASMELTLAQLLHSFDWSLPNGINEVDMSEVVSLSLRRKAHLLVLATPYAFDS; translated from the exons ATGTGGCCATCAAGTAGAAAGATAATCATGATAGTTCCTGCCATGGACCATGATCTCTTCTTCCTATGCTCTGCTGTGATCTTGTCTCTCTTGGCCATTACCTTCTTTCACCTACTGAAGCCGTCTCCGCGGCTTCCGCCGGGGCCACGGAACCTCCCGGTGATCGGGAGCGCACACCGGCTGGTGGACAAGCTGCCGCACAGGGCGCTGCGCGACCTGGCCGACGTGCATGGCCCGCTGATGAGCCTCCGCGTTGGTCAGATACCGGTTGTGGTGGTCACGTCCAAGGAGGTCGCCCGCGAAGTGCTCAAGACCCACGACGCCATCTTCGCAACCAGACCAAAGCTCATGGCCGGCGGCATCGTGGCCTACAACTGGGAGGACATACTCTTCTCCCCGACTGGCGACTACTGGCGGAAGCTCCGCAGGCTCTGCAACCAGGAGATCCTCAGCGCCGATCGCATCCTCTCCTATCAGCATATCAGGGAGGAAGAG GTGCTGAACCTCATAAATGATATCCGTGCTGCTGGGGGATCAACACCATTGGACTTAACCTCAAAGCTCCACAGGGTAACCAACAGCATCGTCTCCCGGGCGGCATTTGGTATGAAGAGTAGCAAGGTGGATGACTTTCTAGCAGCCATCCATCAGAGCTTCATCTATTGCTCTGGCTTCCAAATCCCAGACCTCTTCCCTAGCTTCACCAGTATTCTCAGCTTTCTCACTGGCATGGGGAGGAACCTCCAAAGCATTCATGAAACAATAGATGGCATCCTTGAGGACATCATCAGCGAGAGAGAAGAAATTCTCAAGCACGGCTCGGCCAACCAAGCGACCGCAACAGAGAAGAATCTGGTGGAAGTTCTTCTGAGCCTCCAGGGGAATGGAGACTTTGGCTTCCCGATTACCCGTAACACAATTAAAGCAATCATCTTG GATATGTTTGCTGGTGGGACAGATACATCTGGATCTGCAATGGAATGGACAATGTCAGAGCTCATCATGAATCCTAAGGTGATGAAGAAGCTGCAAACCGAGATCAGATCGGCATTCCATGACAAGAAAATCATTACCGAAGCTGATCTCCGAGGAAGTGACCTCAAATACCTTAAATTTGTGATAAAGGAAACTCTTAGGCTACACCCTCCAGGCCCTATTCTGGTCCCACGAGAAAGCATTGAAGCTTGTGTGATCAATGGATACACAATACCAGCAAAAACAAGAGTAATTATAAATTCCTGGGCCATCTCAAGGGACCCACGATACTGGGAAAATGCTGAGGAGTTCAAGCCAGAGAGGTTTGAAGGTGCTTCCATTGACTTTTTTGGAAACAATTACGAGTACACACCATTTGGATCAGGAAGAAGAATGTGCCCTGGATATAACTATGGCTTGGCGAGCATGGAGTTGACTCTGGCACAACTCCTGCACTCATTTGACTGGAGCCTTCCAAATGGAATCAATGAAGTAGACATGAGTGAGGTAGTGTCGTTAAGTTTGCGTAGGAAGGCACATCTTTTGGTGCTTGCAACCCCTTATGCATTTGATTCCTAA